From the Octadecabacter antarcticus 307 genome, one window contains:
- a CDS encoding P1 family peptidase, whose protein sequence is MTYKTGPRNLITDIAGLRVGNAQDAKLKSGSTVLVGESPFTASVHVMGGGPGTRETDLLAPDKTVQQVDALVLSGGSAFGLDACGGVADGLRDMGRGFAVGNVIVPIVPGAIVFDLINGGDKAWAVNPYPRLGRAALNNAAQDFALGSVGAGTGAMAARQKGGLGSASVVLPDGTTVAALVVVNALGSVTTHGDHHFWAAPFEMDAEFGGLGPDPTGGYTAPDPSHKERAMGLHASTGANTTIAIVATDATLTKTQCHRLAVNAHDGMARAIVPSHTPLDGDLVFAVSTGTGAPVDHAAYAPIGAAAATCLSRAIARAIYEATPAQGDLIATYR, encoded by the coding sequence ATGACTTATAAAACCGGCCCCCGAAATCTGATCACCGACATTGCCGGCCTTCGGGTCGGTAATGCGCAAGACGCCAAGCTGAAATCTGGCAGCACAGTTCTGGTGGGGGAAAGCCCATTCACCGCGTCAGTCCACGTTATGGGCGGTGGACCAGGCACGCGCGAAACTGATCTTTTGGCACCGGACAAAACCGTGCAGCAAGTTGATGCCTTGGTGTTGTCGGGTGGATCAGCGTTTGGCCTTGATGCTTGCGGTGGCGTCGCGGACGGGTTGCGCGATATGGGTCGTGGGTTTGCCGTGGGCAACGTCATCGTGCCAATTGTTCCAGGGGCCATTGTATTCGATCTGATTAACGGCGGTGACAAAGCGTGGGCGGTGAACCCCTACCCCAGATTGGGCCGCGCGGCATTGAACAACGCCGCGCAGGACTTTGCGCTTGGCAGCGTTGGGGCTGGAACGGGCGCTATGGCCGCGCGGCAAAAAGGCGGACTTGGGTCGGCGTCTGTCGTGTTGCCCGATGGCACGACAGTCGCCGCACTTGTCGTGGTGAACGCCTTGGGCAGCGTCACGACCCACGGGGACCACCATTTTTGGGCCGCCCCGTTTGAAATGGACGCTGAATTTGGCGGGCTCGGCCCTGATCCCACTGGCGGATACACAGCACCGGACCCCAGCCATAAAGAACGTGCGATGGGCCTGCATGCGTCCACCGGCGCCAATACCACAATCGCCATCGTCGCGACCGACGCGACATTGACCAAAACGCAATGCCACCGCCTTGCGGTGAATGCACACGACGGTATGGCCCGCGCGATTGTGCCGTCCCACACACCGCTGGACGGTGATTTGGTGTTTGCCGTTTCGACGGGAACTGGCGCGCCGGTGGATCACGCAGCATACGCCCCAATTGGTGCGGCAGCTGCGACATGCCTCAGCCGCGCGATTGCGCGTGCGATTTATGAAGCGACGCCAGCGCAGGGCGATCTTATTGCGACCTACCGCTAA
- the modC gene encoding molybdenum ABC transporter ATP-binding protein: MLRVSVAMEFEGFALAAAFDAPAGVTAIFGPSGSGKTSVIRAIAGLLPCKRAEILLDGRDLSKLSPHRRGIGYVFQDARLFPHMTVLKNLRYGGLHDEVAIVAVLGLGALLDRYPASLSGGEKQRVALGRALMSAPEVLLLDEPLSALDAPRKAEVLPYLEALRDQTAIPILYVSHDMGEVARLASRIVVLNHGRVVLAGRVEDVLADPAAVPFLGVRDAGAVLTGRVVGHAGDGLTKIETGAGALWVPGAVGRAGCTVRVRVPAQDVILSRNAPTDISALNVLPVTIAALERGAGPGVAVALNAGNARLLARVTKRSCDAMGLAVGNQIFAILKATAIAPADVG, translated from the coding sequence ATGTTGCGCGTGTCCGTCGCCATGGAATTTGAGGGTTTCGCATTGGCTGCCGCATTCGACGCGCCCGCTGGCGTTACCGCGATATTCGGTCCCTCTGGGTCGGGCAAAACCAGCGTGATCCGCGCCATTGCGGGCTTGCTGCCCTGTAAGCGCGCCGAGATTTTGTTGGATGGTCGCGACCTATCCAAGCTGTCGCCGCACAGACGCGGTATCGGCTATGTCTTTCAAGACGCGCGGCTTTTTCCGCATATGACGGTACTGAAAAACCTGCGCTACGGCGGCCTCCACGACGAAGTCGCGATTGTTGCGGTGTTGGGATTGGGCGCATTGCTGGATCGGTACCCAGCTTCGCTTTCAGGGGGTGAAAAACAGCGTGTCGCCCTTGGTCGCGCGCTGATGTCCGCGCCTGAAGTTCTGTTGCTGGATGAACCACTGTCTGCACTTGATGCGCCGCGAAAGGCCGAAGTATTGCCGTACCTTGAGGCACTGCGCGACCAAACGGCGATCCCGATCCTTTACGTCAGTCACGACATGGGTGAAGTCGCGCGACTGGCCAGCCGGATCGTCGTTTTGAACCACGGTCGCGTGGTTTTGGCGGGCCGTGTTGAGGACGTGTTGGCCGATCCGGCAGCCGTGCCATTTTTGGGTGTGCGTGATGCGGGTGCCGTTTTGACTGGCCGCGTTGTCGGCCACGCTGGCGACGGTTTGACCAAGATTGAAACGGGCGCTGGCGCGCTTTGGGTGCCGGGGGCGGTGGGGCGTGCAGGCTGCACCGTGCGGGTGCGGGTTCCTGCACAAGATGTGATCCTATCACGCAATGCACCCACAGATATCAGTGCCTTGAATGTCTTGCCCGTGACCATTGCGGCATTGGAACGCGGCGCTGGTCCTGGCGTCGCAGTGGCCCTGAATGCAGGCAACGCGCGGCTGCTGGCGCGGGTGACAAAACGGTCCTGTGACGCAATGGGCTTGGCCGTTGGCAACCAGATTTTCGCGATCCTGAAGGCCACAGCGATTGCGCCGGCAGACGTCGGTTAG
- a CDS encoding aldehyde dehydrogenase family protein, with protein sequence MPLTPFNIPKAHHLIGGKWTPAQATIAVTDPSTGDLLTSIGRGTQADIDAAVSAAKTALNGAWGAMTALDRGRILTRIGQAVLTHVDALAELESRDVGKPRTQARADAVALARYFEFYGGAADKITGETIPYQAGYTVYTLREPHGVTGHIIPWNYPMQIIGRSVGAALAMGNACVLKPAEDACLTALAFAQIATDAGLPAGALNVVTGFGAEAGAALSAHAGIAHMSFTGSVQTGEMIQAAAAKNVIPVTLELGGKSPQLVFDDADLDRAMPFLVNAGIQNAGQTCSASSRILVQRGVYDAVRDRMAAAYRALKVGPAMDDLDVGPLISAHQKDIVMGFLAKGADLTVAARGQIVTDAAGHYVAPTLFVDVPPDHPLAQDEIFGPVQVLIPFEDEADALRIANSTDFGLVASVWTANGGRQMRLAKALRSGQVFINNYGAGGGVELPFGGVGKSGHGREKGFEALYGFSTLKTVAAWHG encoded by the coding sequence ATGCCGCTGACGCCGTTTAACATTCCCAAAGCACATCATCTGATCGGTGGCAAATGGACGCCAGCCCAAGCGACAATCGCTGTGACGGACCCGTCTACGGGCGACCTGCTCACCTCCATTGGGCGCGGCACACAGGCCGATATCGACGCCGCCGTGTCCGCCGCAAAAACCGCGCTGAACGGTGCGTGGGGCGCAATGACGGCGCTGGATCGTGGCCGCATCCTGACACGTATCGGACAGGCAGTTTTGACCCATGTGGACGCGCTTGCTGAACTGGAATCCCGCGATGTCGGTAAACCCCGGACGCAGGCCCGCGCCGATGCAGTGGCACTGGCACGTTACTTTGAATTTTATGGCGGCGCAGCGGATAAAATCACCGGCGAAACAATCCCTTATCAGGCGGGCTACACCGTCTATACACTGCGCGAACCGCATGGCGTCACCGGCCATATCATCCCGTGGAACTACCCGATGCAGATCATTGGGCGTTCCGTTGGGGCAGCACTTGCGATGGGCAATGCCTGTGTTTTGAAGCCCGCCGAAGACGCCTGCCTTACGGCACTGGCGTTCGCCCAAATCGCGACTGACGCGGGTCTTCCGGCGGGGGCTTTGAACGTCGTCACGGGGTTCGGGGCTGAAGCTGGCGCAGCCTTGTCGGCCCACGCTGGCATCGCACATATGTCGTTCACCGGATCGGTCCAAACCGGTGAAATGATCCAAGCCGCCGCTGCGAAAAATGTCATCCCAGTTACGCTGGAACTTGGCGGAAAATCCCCGCAACTGGTGTTTGACGACGCGGATCTGGACCGCGCGATGCCTTTTTTGGTTAACGCAGGCATCCAGAATGCGGGCCAGACCTGTTCGGCGTCCAGTCGCATCCTTGTGCAGCGCGGTGTTTACGACGCCGTGCGCGACCGCATGGCCGCTGCCTACCGCGCCCTAAAAGTTGGGCCCGCGATGGACGATCTGGATGTTGGACCCCTAATTTCAGCCCACCAGAAAGACATCGTGATGGGTTTTCTTGCCAAAGGCGCGGACCTTACTGTCGCGGCGCGCGGGCAAATTGTGACAGACGCAGCAGGACATTATGTGGCCCCGACATTGTTCGTCGATGTTCCACCGGATCACCCGCTGGCCCAAGATGAAATTTTTGGACCCGTGCAAGTTTTGATCCCGTTTGAGGACGAAGCCGACGCCCTGCGTATCGCCAATTCTACCGATTTTGGTCTGGTCGCATCCGTGTGGACCGCGAATGGCGGACGTCAGATGCGGCTGGCCAAAGCGCTAAGATCAGGCCAGGTTTTTATCAACAACTATGGCGCAGGTGGCGGCGTGGAATTGCCGTTTGGTGGCGTCGGAAAGTCTGGTCATGGGCGCGAAAAAGGTTTTGAGGCGCTGTACGGATTTTCAACGCTTAAAACTGTTGCAGCGTGGCATGGTTAG
- a CDS encoding DUF1178 family protein — MIRYTLSCEKDHQFESWFQSSDAFDALARGGLLACAVCGSVIVTRAMMAPSVPAKGRANDLKTPASDAEKALTKMRKDVEKNSEYVGPSFAEQARKMHDGDAPERAIWGEANFTEAKKLIEDGIPVAPLPFMPKRKTN; from the coding sequence TTGATCCGCTACACGCTCAGCTGTGAAAAAGACCACCAGTTTGAAAGCTGGTTCCAGTCGTCGGACGCCTTTGATGCTTTGGCACGTGGTGGTCTTTTGGCCTGCGCGGTCTGTGGGTCGGTGATTGTGACGCGGGCGATGATGGCGCCGTCCGTTCCTGCCAAAGGCCGTGCAAATGATCTAAAAACGCCGGCGTCAGATGCCGAAAAAGCACTGACAAAGATGCGCAAAGACGTAGAAAAAAACAGTGAATACGTCGGTCCCAGTTTCGCCGAGCAAGCCCGCAAAATGCATGATGGTGATGCGCCAGAACGTGCGATCTGGGGTGAAGCAAATTTCACCGAGGCAAAAAAGCTGATTGAAGACGGTATACCCGTCGCCCCCTTGCCGTTCATGCCCAAACGTAAGACGAATTAA
- the modB gene encoding molybdate ABC transporter permease subunit: MSDWLGPAEWTVLWLSLKVAFWATLFSLPFGFAVAYALARGSFCGRQTLNVLVHLPLVMPPVVTGYLLLLGFGRTGPLGELFEQLFGIIFAFRWTGAALAAAVMGFPLMVRAIRLSLEAIDQGLEEAAGTLGASRFRILRTITLPLAWPGILAGAVLGFAKGMGEFGATVTFVSNIPGQTQTLALSIDTLLEVPGGEPLALRLAIVSIAIAAAALVMSELLAQRVNRRRAG; this comes from the coding sequence ATGAGCGACTGGCTTGGCCCAGCTGAATGGACCGTCCTTTGGCTGTCCCTAAAGGTCGCGTTTTGGGCGACGCTGTTCAGTCTGCCGTTCGGGTTTGCAGTCGCCTATGCCTTGGCGCGGGGGTCATTTTGTGGTCGCCAAACGCTGAACGTTCTGGTGCATTTACCGCTGGTTATGCCACCTGTCGTGACGGGCTATCTGCTGCTGCTCGGCTTTGGGCGCACGGGGCCGCTGGGCGAACTTTTTGAACAGTTGTTCGGGATCATATTTGCGTTCCGCTGGACAGGTGCCGCGCTTGCCGCCGCCGTCATGGGGTTCCCGTTGATGGTGCGCGCGATCCGCCTATCGCTTGAGGCGATTGACCAAGGATTGGAAGAAGCGGCAGGCACATTGGGTGCGTCGCGGTTTCGGATATTGCGCACGATCACCTTACCGCTGGCATGGCCCGGAATTCTGGCTGGTGCCGTGTTGGGGTTCGCCAAAGGCATGGGCGAATTCGGCGCGACGGTGACGTTCGTGTCCAACATTCCGGGGCAGACGCAAACGCTTGCGCTGTCCATCGACACCCTGCTCGAAGTGCCGGGTGGGGAGCCGCTGGCCCTGCGGTTGGCCATTGTGTCAATCGCCATCGCCGCCGCTGCATTAGTCATGTCCGAACTGCTTGCGCAGCGGGTAAACAGACGGAGGGCTGGGTGA
- a CDS encoding NUDIX hydrolase, whose amino-acid sequence MNSLQQQEITLGDAAKTELRTQFAALCYRIKNDKVQFCLVTARRSGRWIVPKGWPMNGQTPMDAAATEAYEEAGVRGKIEPRPIGVFSYYKVRSQDELPCIAVVYPLKVKKVLQTWPERKERDRKWLSRKKAAALVDDAELSQIILRFQPNTA is encoded by the coding sequence ATGAACAGTTTGCAGCAGCAAGAAATTACATTGGGTGACGCGGCTAAAACCGAGCTGCGCACGCAATTTGCGGCCCTGTGCTATCGCATCAAGAACGACAAAGTGCAGTTTTGCCTTGTGACGGCGCGGCGTTCGGGTCGTTGGATTGTGCCTAAGGGATGGCCGATGAACGGACAAACTCCGATGGATGCCGCAGCTACAGAAGCCTATGAAGAAGCAGGCGTGCGCGGCAAAATTGAGCCGCGTCCGATTGGTGTATTCAGCTATTACAAGGTTCGTTCGCAGGATGAATTGCCCTGCATCGCGGTGGTTTATCCGCTAAAGGTCAAAAAGGTTCTTCAGACATGGCCAGAACGCAAAGAACGCGATCGCAAATGGCTATCGCGCAAAAAAGCCGCCGCACTGGTGGATGACGCGGAACTCAGCCAGATCATCTTGCGGTTTCAGCCCAACACTGCATGA
- the modA gene encoding molybdate ABC transporter substrate-binding protein, which translates to MACPFVVQAENQPDTITVFAASSLRDALGDAAQLYKAQTGTDVVLVFAATSAIARQVAGAAPADVVLLADQDWADWLVAQGTVSQMAAFVGNQLVLIGRDHAPIADPQDIEAALGGGVLAMAQVDAVPAGRYGKAALVSLGIWDSVAARVVQAANVRAALRFVERGEAALGIGYASDLVALPALTKVYAFAPDTHPDIIYSGAQVTPEGADFMAYLHTVEAQDTLARWGFSRLDVAQ; encoded by the coding sequence ATGGCGTGCCCGTTTGTGGTGCAGGCTGAAAATCAGCCGGACACGATCACCGTATTTGCGGCGTCGAGCCTGCGTGATGCGTTGGGCGACGCGGCGCAGCTTTATAAGGCACAAACCGGAACAGACGTGGTTTTGGTGTTCGCCGCAACGTCTGCCATTGCACGTCAGGTTGCGGGCGCAGCACCGGCGGATGTGGTGTTGCTGGCTGATCAGGACTGGGCCGATTGGCTGGTGGCGCAAGGCACAGTCTCGCAGATGGCAGCGTTTGTGGGCAATCAATTGGTCCTGATTGGGCGCGATCATGCGCCGATTGCTGACCCACAAGATATTGAAGCAGCTTTGGGGGGCGGCGTGCTCGCAATGGCGCAGGTTGATGCGGTTCCGGCGGGGCGTTACGGCAAGGCGGCGTTGGTGTCATTGGGCATCTGGGACAGTGTTGCCGCGCGCGTTGTTCAAGCAGCCAACGTGCGCGCAGCCTTGCGGTTTGTTGAACGCGGTGAGGCTGCATTGGGCATTGGGTATGCCAGCGATCTGGTGGCACTACCCGCCCTGACAAAAGTCTACGCCTTTGCACCTGACACGCACCCTGACATCATCTATTCCGGTGCACAGGTGACACCGGAAGGCGCAGATTTTATGGCATATCTTCATACAGTTGAAGCGCAGGATACGCTTGCGCGATGGGGGTTTTCCCGCTTGGATGTCGCGCAATGA